In Silene latifolia isolate original U9 population chromosome X, ASM4854445v1, whole genome shotgun sequence, the following proteins share a genomic window:
- the LOC141623817 gene encoding uncharacterized protein LOC141623817, whose protein sequence is MPRPRARTPSPPPRVSEEEMERLIAQNEALTEALRNVTREKDAAMDASAVSTAISRHRPTKYLGVGEPFLFSDWVRDMENVFEVVRCPEELKVEQAAFYLGGLAGGWWYKEREAMKNFYEERGEDAIPWADFKMEMRNEFILEHVRCKLRTEFDRFIMTDAMTVQDYYIRFCELATYVEDLHLSQSHLTLKFEGGLTVKLLEKLPLGDFSSVKEVYARAGNAERLLGVAKDAKERSGEKRRNEGEGGYQPKKVTFNQSKSYSGGAQGNSFGGTSNYGNRAASEGGGLRCYNCGGLGHKIV, encoded by the coding sequence ATGCCGAGACCCCGTGCAAGGACTCCTTCCCCTCCGCCTCGTGTGTCCGAGGAGGAAATGGAGCGGCTCATTGCTCAAAACGAGGCCCTCACCGAAGCTCTTAGGAATGTCACTCGAGAGAAAGATGCGGCAATGGATGCCTCGGCCGTAAGCACCGCCATCTCACGCCACCGCCCCACCAAGTACCTTGGGGTGGGGGAGCCTTTCCTCTTTAGCGATTGGGTAAGAGATATGGAGAACGTGTTCGAGGTGGTGAGGTGCCCAGAAGAGCTTAAGGTGGAGCAAGCCGCCTTCTACTTGGGAGGACTTGCGGGAGGTTGGTGGTACAAGGAGCGGGAAGCTATGAAGAACTTCTATGAAGAGAGGGGCGAAGACGCCATCCCTTGGGCTGACTTCAAGATGGAGATGAGGAATGAGTTCATCCTCGAGCACGTGAGGTGCAAGCTTCGAACGGAATTCGACCGGTTCATTATGACCGATGCTATGACCGTGCAAGACTACTACATCCGCTTTTGTGAGCTCGCTACTTACGTGGAGGACCTTCACCTTAGCCAATCTCATTTGACTCTAAAGTTTGAGGGAGGTTTGACCGTCAAGCTCTTGGAGAAGCTCCCACTCGGAGATTTTTCTAGTGTGAAAGAAGTCTATGCTAGGGCCGGTAACGCGGAGAGGCTACTCGGTGTCGCCAAGGATGCTAAGGAGAGGTCCGGGGAGAAAAGGAGAAATGAAGGTGAAGGAGGGTATCAACCCAAGAAGGTTACTTTTAATCAATCCAAGTCGTACTCGGGAGGAGCACAAGGAAATAGCTTTGGTGGGACAAGCAACTACGGGAATAGGGCCGCTAGTGAAGGAGGAGGGTTAAGGTGTTATAATTGTGGTGGCCTCGGTCACAAAATAGTGTAA
- the LOC141619380 gene encoding protein FAR1-RELATED SEQUENCE 5-like yields the protein MEDLQQTFTEMLVDGALIVPTTMESADNNHGGIIHQPSTENTTSKGTDYSKSLFGMKAEKWELIYEMFRKHSQAIGFSIRKATSRRANGPSTPEVERYFVYSCAGVHGNGNRRDDNDNPLRNSAVTRCQCKAGLRTQVNEDGQWEVMQHFTEHNHDLTPTQWQQHHHSGERISDPRREAIRALTEAFVAPSVQYKVAAVVAGGDVFVGHTKRDHINFVHRLKIKAIEGGVAATLINLFTQRQAEDPGFFFRVQFNKEGRLHHLFWCDSMITEDYRLYHDVVIFDTTYRTNR from the exons ATGGAGGATCTTCAACAAACTTTCACAGAAATGTTAGTTGATGGTGCCCTAATCGTTCCAACAACAATGGAAAGTGCAGATAATAATCATGGTGGGATAATTCATCAACCTTCAACAGAAAACACGACGAGTAAAG GTACAGATTATTCCAAATCCCTATTTGGAATGAAAGCAGAGAAATGGGAATTAATTTATGAGATGTTTAGGAAACACTCGCAAGCCATTGGTTTCAGCATTAGGAAAGCAACTTCTCGCAGAGCGAACGGGCCTAGCACACCCGAAGTCGAGAGATACTTTGTATATTCATGTGCAGGAGTACATGGAAATGGTAATAGGCGAGACGATAACGACAATCCTTTGAGGAATTCTGCAGTCACACGTTGCCAATGCAAAGCCGGTCTAAGGACACAAGTAAACGAGGACGGGCAGTGGGAGGTAATGCAACATTTCACAGAACACAACCATGACCTGACTCCCACTCAATGGCAGCAGCACCACCACTCGGGAGAGAGAATAAGCGATCCGAGGCGAGAGGCTATAAGGGCCTTGACTGAAGCCTTTGTTGCCCCCTCGGTTCAATACAAAGTGGCAGCTGTTGTAGCAGGGGGCGATGTATTCGTCGGACACACCAAGAGGGATCACATCAACTTTGTTCATAGGCTGAAGATTAAAGCGATCGAGGGCGGTGTCGCAGCCACACTAATTAATCTTTTCACTCAAAGACAAGCTGAGGATCCGGGGTTTTTCTTCCGGGTGCAATTCAACAAAGAAGGGAGACTGCATCATCTTTTCTGGTGTGACTCGATGATAACGGAGGACTACCGATTGTATCATGATGTTGTCATATTTGACACAACGTACCGCACTAATAGGTAA
- the LOC141623815 gene encoding uncharacterized protein LOC141623815 isoform X1 → MESLKSMRELRPMVCLLLPLCVHWIAEEMTVSVLVDVTTRALCPGQITCSQAIYLNGLQQTVVGIFKMVVLPLLGQLADEYGRKPLLLLTVSTTIFPFSLLVINQSRDFVYAYYMIRTVSYIISQGSIFCIAVAYAADVVEDSRRATAFSWMTGLFSASHVVGNVLARFLPEDYIFEVSIALLIFCPVYMHFFLPETVKRKQRDQMQLSPISKFLRVIAERYNSMKYAGTVVISSPTLLGISLVSFFYELGMSGITSVLLYYLKAAFSFNKNQFSEILMVVGAGSIVSQIFLLPLVNPLVGEKVILSMGLLASIAYALFYGFAWARWVPYLSASFGVIYVLVKPSTYAIISKGSSSTDQGKAQGFVAGVQSIASLLSPLVMSPLTSWFLSEDAPFNCKGFSIVCASLSLVVALIFALVLRVESPSKRECSTKPEDIEAPLLS, encoded by the exons ATGGAGAGTTTGAAGAGTATGAGAGAATTAAGGCCAATGGTGTGCTTATTGCTGCCGTTATGTGTGCATTGGATTGCGGAGGAAATGACGGTATCTGTTCTTGTTGATGTTACTACACGTGCTCTTTGTCCTGGTCAAATTACTTGCTCCCAGGCTATTTATCTCAACGGCCTTCAACAAACT GTTGTTGGAATCTTTAAGATGGTAGTACTTCCACTTTTGGGTCAGCTTGCTGATGAATATGGACGCAAACCATTGTTACTTCTCACTGTCTCTACAACCATTTTCCCCTTCA GCTTACTTGTCATTAATCAGTCAAGAGATTTTGTATATGCATATTATATGATCCGGACAGTGTCCTACATCATAAGCCAGGGGAGTATTTTCTGCATTGCGGTTGCCTATGCT GCCGATGTTGTTGAGGATTCTAGAAGGGCGACAGCATTTAGTTGGATGACAGGTCTCTTCTCGGCTTCTCATGTAGTAGGAAATGTGTTGGCTCGATTTCTTCCAGAAGACTACATTTTTGAG GTGTCAATTGCTCTTTTGATCTTTTGCCCGGTTTATATGCATTTCTTTCTACCTGAGACTGTCAAGAGAAAACAGAGGGATCAAATGCAGTTATCACCAATATCCAAGTTTCTGAGAGTTATTGCTGAGAGATACAACTCTATGAAATATGCTGGTACTGTTGTCATTAGCAG TCCAACACTCTTGGGAATTTCTCTGGTTTCCTTCTTTTACGAGTTGGGAATGTCTGGCATTACGAGTGTTTTACTG TACTACTTGAAGGCAGCTTTTAGCTTTAATAAAAATCAGTTTTCTGAGATACTGATGGTTGTTGGAGCAGGTTCCATTGTTTCTCAG ATATTTTTGCTCCCGCTAGTTAACCCATTGGTTGGAGAGAAGGTGATCTTAAGTATGGGGTTGCTCGCATCAATAGCTTAC GCATTATTCTATGGGTTTGCCTGGGCTCGCTGG GTGCCGTACCTGAGTGCTTCATTTGGAGTCATATATGTTCTTGTTAAACCTTCT ACTTACGCCATTATTTCAAAAGGATCAAGCTCTACTGATCAG GGGAAAGCGCAAGGTTTTGTGGCAGGGGTGCAATCGATAGCAAGCTTATTATCGCCACTTGTTATGAGTCCATTGACTT CCTGGTTTTTATCAGAAGATGCTCCCTTCAATTGCAAAGGTTTCAGCATTGTTTGTGCATCTCTATCCCTG GTTGTTGCGCTGATCTTTGCCTTGGTATTGAGAGTAGAATCACCCTCCAAGCGTGAGTGCAGTACCAAACCTGAAGACATTGAAGCACCACTATTATCATGA
- the LOC141623815 gene encoding uncharacterized protein LOC141623815 isoform X4, giving the protein MESLKSMRELRPMVCLLLPLCVHWIAEEMTVSVLVDVTTRALCPGQITCSQAIYLNGLQQTVVGIFKMVVLPLLGQLADEYGRKPLLLLTVSTTIFPFSLLVINQSRDFVYAYYMIRTVSYIISQGSIFCIAVAYAADVVEDSRRATAFSWMTGLFSASHVVGNVLARFLPEDYIFEVSIALLIFCPVYMHFFLPETVKRKQRDQMQLSPISKFLRVIAERYNSMKYAGTVVISSPTLLGISLVSFFYELGMSGITSVLLYYLKAAFSFNKNQFSEILMVVGAGSIVSQIFLLPLVNPLVGEKVILSMGLLASIAYALFYGFAWARWVPYLSASFGVIYVLVKPSTYAIISKGSSSTDQSGSPVPYICPTPCPIH; this is encoded by the exons ATGGAGAGTTTGAAGAGTATGAGAGAATTAAGGCCAATGGTGTGCTTATTGCTGCCGTTATGTGTGCATTGGATTGCGGAGGAAATGACGGTATCTGTTCTTGTTGATGTTACTACACGTGCTCTTTGTCCTGGTCAAATTACTTGCTCCCAGGCTATTTATCTCAACGGCCTTCAACAAACT GTTGTTGGAATCTTTAAGATGGTAGTACTTCCACTTTTGGGTCAGCTTGCTGATGAATATGGACGCAAACCATTGTTACTTCTCACTGTCTCTACAACCATTTTCCCCTTCA GCTTACTTGTCATTAATCAGTCAAGAGATTTTGTATATGCATATTATATGATCCGGACAGTGTCCTACATCATAAGCCAGGGGAGTATTTTCTGCATTGCGGTTGCCTATGCT GCCGATGTTGTTGAGGATTCTAGAAGGGCGACAGCATTTAGTTGGATGACAGGTCTCTTCTCGGCTTCTCATGTAGTAGGAAATGTGTTGGCTCGATTTCTTCCAGAAGACTACATTTTTGAG GTGTCAATTGCTCTTTTGATCTTTTGCCCGGTTTATATGCATTTCTTTCTACCTGAGACTGTCAAGAGAAAACAGAGGGATCAAATGCAGTTATCACCAATATCCAAGTTTCTGAGAGTTATTGCTGAGAGATACAACTCTATGAAATATGCTGGTACTGTTGTCATTAGCAG TCCAACACTCTTGGGAATTTCTCTGGTTTCCTTCTTTTACGAGTTGGGAATGTCTGGCATTACGAGTGTTTTACTG TACTACTTGAAGGCAGCTTTTAGCTTTAATAAAAATCAGTTTTCTGAGATACTGATGGTTGTTGGAGCAGGTTCCATTGTTTCTCAG ATATTTTTGCTCCCGCTAGTTAACCCATTGGTTGGAGAGAAGGTGATCTTAAGTATGGGGTTGCTCGCATCAATAGCTTAC GCATTATTCTATGGGTTTGCCTGGGCTCGCTGG GTGCCGTACCTGAGTGCTTCATTTGGAGTCATATATGTTCTTGTTAAACCTTCT ACTTACGCCATTATTTCAAAAGGATCAAGCTCTACTGATCAG TCCGGATCACCTGTCCCGTATATTTGTCCCACTCCCTGTCCCATCCACTAA
- the LOC141623815 gene encoding uncharacterized protein LOC141623815 isoform X2, whose protein sequence is MSLLLSLNVYILAEVVGIFKMVVLPLLGQLADEYGRKPLLLLTVSTTIFPFSLLVINQSRDFVYAYYMIRTVSYIISQGSIFCIAVAYAADVVEDSRRATAFSWMTGLFSASHVVGNVLARFLPEDYIFEVSIALLIFCPVYMHFFLPETVKRKQRDQMQLSPISKFLRVIAERYNSMKYAGTVVISSPTLLGISLVSFFYELGMSGITSVLLYYLKAAFSFNKNQFSEILMVVGAGSIVSQIFLLPLVNPLVGEKVILSMGLLASIAYALFYGFAWARWVPYLSASFGVIYVLVKPSTYAIISKGSSSTDQGKAQGFVAGVQSIASLLSPLVMSPLTSWFLSEDAPFNCKGFSIVCASLSLVVALIFALVLRVESPSKRECSTKPEDIEAPLLS, encoded by the exons ATGTCTCTTCTTCTTTCCTTGAATGTCTATATACTTGCCGAG GTTGTTGGAATCTTTAAGATGGTAGTACTTCCACTTTTGGGTCAGCTTGCTGATGAATATGGACGCAAACCATTGTTACTTCTCACTGTCTCTACAACCATTTTCCCCTTCA GCTTACTTGTCATTAATCAGTCAAGAGATTTTGTATATGCATATTATATGATCCGGACAGTGTCCTACATCATAAGCCAGGGGAGTATTTTCTGCATTGCGGTTGCCTATGCT GCCGATGTTGTTGAGGATTCTAGAAGGGCGACAGCATTTAGTTGGATGACAGGTCTCTTCTCGGCTTCTCATGTAGTAGGAAATGTGTTGGCTCGATTTCTTCCAGAAGACTACATTTTTGAG GTGTCAATTGCTCTTTTGATCTTTTGCCCGGTTTATATGCATTTCTTTCTACCTGAGACTGTCAAGAGAAAACAGAGGGATCAAATGCAGTTATCACCAATATCCAAGTTTCTGAGAGTTATTGCTGAGAGATACAACTCTATGAAATATGCTGGTACTGTTGTCATTAGCAG TCCAACACTCTTGGGAATTTCTCTGGTTTCCTTCTTTTACGAGTTGGGAATGTCTGGCATTACGAGTGTTTTACTG TACTACTTGAAGGCAGCTTTTAGCTTTAATAAAAATCAGTTTTCTGAGATACTGATGGTTGTTGGAGCAGGTTCCATTGTTTCTCAG ATATTTTTGCTCCCGCTAGTTAACCCATTGGTTGGAGAGAAGGTGATCTTAAGTATGGGGTTGCTCGCATCAATAGCTTAC GCATTATTCTATGGGTTTGCCTGGGCTCGCTGG GTGCCGTACCTGAGTGCTTCATTTGGAGTCATATATGTTCTTGTTAAACCTTCT ACTTACGCCATTATTTCAAAAGGATCAAGCTCTACTGATCAG GGGAAAGCGCAAGGTTTTGTGGCAGGGGTGCAATCGATAGCAAGCTTATTATCGCCACTTGTTATGAGTCCATTGACTT CCTGGTTTTTATCAGAAGATGCTCCCTTCAATTGCAAAGGTTTCAGCATTGTTTGTGCATCTCTATCCCTG GTTGTTGCGCTGATCTTTGCCTTGGTATTGAGAGTAGAATCACCCTCCAAGCGTGAGTGCAGTACCAAACCTGAAGACATTGAAGCACCACTATTATCATGA
- the LOC141623815 gene encoding uncharacterized protein LOC141623815 isoform X3, whose protein sequence is MVVLPLLGQLADEYGRKPLLLLTVSTTIFPFSLLVINQSRDFVYAYYMIRTVSYIISQGSIFCIAVAYAADVVEDSRRATAFSWMTGLFSASHVVGNVLARFLPEDYIFEVSIALLIFCPVYMHFFLPETVKRKQRDQMQLSPISKFLRVIAERYNSMKYAGTVVISSPTLLGISLVSFFYELGMSGITSVLLYYLKAAFSFNKNQFSEILMVVGAGSIVSQIFLLPLVNPLVGEKVILSMGLLASIAYALFYGFAWARWVPYLSASFGVIYVLVKPSTYAIISKGSSSTDQGKAQGFVAGVQSIASLLSPLVMSPLTSWFLSEDAPFNCKGFSIVCASLSLVVALIFALVLRVESPSKRECSTKPEDIEAPLLS, encoded by the exons ATGGTAGTACTTCCACTTTTGGGTCAGCTTGCTGATGAATATGGACGCAAACCATTGTTACTTCTCACTGTCTCTACAACCATTTTCCCCTTCA GCTTACTTGTCATTAATCAGTCAAGAGATTTTGTATATGCATATTATATGATCCGGACAGTGTCCTACATCATAAGCCAGGGGAGTATTTTCTGCATTGCGGTTGCCTATGCT GCCGATGTTGTTGAGGATTCTAGAAGGGCGACAGCATTTAGTTGGATGACAGGTCTCTTCTCGGCTTCTCATGTAGTAGGAAATGTGTTGGCTCGATTTCTTCCAGAAGACTACATTTTTGAG GTGTCAATTGCTCTTTTGATCTTTTGCCCGGTTTATATGCATTTCTTTCTACCTGAGACTGTCAAGAGAAAACAGAGGGATCAAATGCAGTTATCACCAATATCCAAGTTTCTGAGAGTTATTGCTGAGAGATACAACTCTATGAAATATGCTGGTACTGTTGTCATTAGCAG TCCAACACTCTTGGGAATTTCTCTGGTTTCCTTCTTTTACGAGTTGGGAATGTCTGGCATTACGAGTGTTTTACTG TACTACTTGAAGGCAGCTTTTAGCTTTAATAAAAATCAGTTTTCTGAGATACTGATGGTTGTTGGAGCAGGTTCCATTGTTTCTCAG ATATTTTTGCTCCCGCTAGTTAACCCATTGGTTGGAGAGAAGGTGATCTTAAGTATGGGGTTGCTCGCATCAATAGCTTAC GCATTATTCTATGGGTTTGCCTGGGCTCGCTGG GTGCCGTACCTGAGTGCTTCATTTGGAGTCATATATGTTCTTGTTAAACCTTCT ACTTACGCCATTATTTCAAAAGGATCAAGCTCTACTGATCAG GGGAAAGCGCAAGGTTTTGTGGCAGGGGTGCAATCGATAGCAAGCTTATTATCGCCACTTGTTATGAGTCCATTGACTT CCTGGTTTTTATCAGAAGATGCTCCCTTCAATTGCAAAGGTTTCAGCATTGTTTGTGCATCTCTATCCCTG GTTGTTGCGCTGATCTTTGCCTTGGTATTGAGAGTAGAATCACCCTCCAAGCGTGAGTGCAGTACCAAACCTGAAGACATTGAAGCACCACTATTATCATGA